The following are encoded together in the Mesoterricola sediminis genome:
- a CDS encoding O-antigen ligase family protein, which produces MTWRWPVPPRFLALGGFVFAGDLKAGPLLSRLPVDLTLLTGAILSGTVLLRWLRGARVASAAGLGLVLGWFLTFLPGAAATAATPYGTRKLATLATFSLLAATAPFFLVRDRADQAHALEGLACLCGVITLDALSGMGQGGLQRLAASGGGTIALGRAAGFLALAGAARFAAGGRTAPLHLALAAAGTVAALFSGSRGPMGGLALGLVLLLAAAGRGRLRLLAAAGALAAALHLSLALGPAGSLRRVADFLRGEFGASEAYRALAASSAWARIPGAPLGLGLGGFATQVDLDAGVARQYPHNLLLETTLEAGWACGLATVALLGAALGRAWRSGEALLFAGVGFWTLNALVSGDVNDNRPLFALLATALARPGKDLP; this is translated from the coding sequence ATGACCTGGCGCTGGCCCGTGCCACCCCGCTTCCTCGCCCTGGGCGGCTTCGTCTTCGCGGGGGACCTGAAGGCGGGCCCCCTCCTGTCCCGGCTGCCGGTGGACCTCACCCTCCTGACCGGGGCGATCCTGTCGGGCACGGTGCTCCTGCGCTGGCTCCGGGGGGCCCGGGTGGCCTCCGCCGCGGGCCTGGGCCTGGTCCTCGGCTGGTTCCTCACCTTCCTTCCCGGGGCGGCGGCCACGGCGGCCACCCCCTACGGCACCCGCAAGCTGGCCACCCTGGCCACGTTCAGCCTCCTGGCCGCCACGGCCCCCTTCTTCCTCGTGCGGGACCGGGCCGACCAGGCCCACGCCCTGGAGGGCCTCGCGTGCCTGTGCGGGGTGATCACCCTGGACGCCCTGTCGGGGATGGGGCAGGGGGGCCTCCAGCGCCTGGCCGCCTCCGGGGGCGGCACCATCGCCCTGGGCCGGGCCGCGGGGTTCCTCGCCCTGGCGGGGGCGGCCCGCTTCGCCGCGGGGGGGCGGACCGCCCCCCTCCACCTGGCCTTGGCGGCCGCGGGCACGGTGGCCGCCCTCTTTTCCGGGTCCCGGGGCCCCATGGGGGGCCTGGCCCTGGGCCTCGTCCTCCTCCTGGCCGCCGCGGGGCGGGGCCGTCTGCGCCTCCTCGCCGCCGCCGGGGCCTTGGCGGCGGCCCTCCACCTCTCCCTGGCCCTGGGGCCCGCCGGCTCCCTCCGGCGCGTGGCCGATTTCCTGCGGGGGGAGTTCGGGGCCTCGGAGGCCTACCGGGCCCTGGCCGCCTCCTCGGCCTGGGCCCGGATCCCGGGCGCGCCCCTGGGCCTCGGCCTGGGGGGCTTCGCCACCCAGGTGGACCTGGACGCGGGGGTGGCCCGCCAGTACCCCCACAACCTCCTCCTGGAGACCACGCTGGAAGCCGGCTGGGCCTGCGGCCTGGCCACCGTGGCCCTCCTGGGGGCCGCCCTGGGGCGGGCGTGGCGCTCCGGGGAGGCCCTGCTCTTCGCGGGGGTGGGGTTCTGGACCCTGAACGCCCTGGTGAGCGGGGATGTGAACGACAACCGCCCCCTCTTCGCCCTCCTGGCCACCGCCCTGGCGCGTCCGGGGAAGGACCTCCCGTGA
- a CDS encoding glycosyltransferase family 4 protein has product MSPRPLAVVTSAHPWGDPRVFGRELQACLDWGLPVDLYAQAPPGAAPALPAGLRFHPVPPARGRLGRVLRALGLWRPLLRNGPYRLVHFHDPELLPAMALLALARPGTHLLFDIHEDLPLQFRAKTYVPEPFRRPLGILAAWALHLASRLFHGFAPATEAIASAWPPDATRVVHNYPRTLFHRPGPAPDPDRVLYMGGLSRERGLLLALEAVRRARAVRPGMRLEVIGWLLDREVEAALGAASAEGWCTHTPTLGAEALAERASGAGIGLVTLLPLANYQEALPTKLFEYMALGIPVLASDFPLWRRLVAGSGAGRVAAPEPAAVAGALLAMASDPAGLAAHARRGREAYLARYRWEAEARHLRWHLARAGLLPPEPPGDAP; this is encoded by the coding sequence GTGAGCCCGCGCCCCCTCGCCGTCGTCACCTCGGCCCATCCCTGGGGCGATCCCCGGGTCTTCGGCCGGGAGCTCCAGGCCTGCCTGGACTGGGGCCTGCCCGTGGACCTGTACGCCCAGGCCCCCCCGGGCGCCGCGCCGGCCCTGCCGGCCGGGTTGCGCTTCCACCCGGTCCCCCCCGCCCGGGGCCGGCTGGGGCGGGTCCTGCGGGCGCTGGGCCTCTGGCGGCCCCTGCTCCGCAACGGGCCCTACCGCCTCGTCCACTTCCACGACCCCGAGCTCCTGCCCGCCATGGCCCTCCTGGCCCTGGCCCGGCCCGGCACCCACCTCCTCTTCGACATCCACGAGGACCTGCCGCTCCAGTTCCGCGCCAAGACCTACGTGCCCGAGCCCTTCCGCCGGCCCCTGGGCATCCTCGCCGCCTGGGCCCTTCACCTGGCGTCCCGGCTGTTCCATGGCTTCGCGCCGGCCACGGAGGCCATCGCCTCGGCCTGGCCCCCGGACGCCACCCGGGTGGTGCACAACTACCCCCGCACCCTCTTCCACCGCCCCGGGCCGGCCCCGGATCCGGACCGGGTGCTCTACATGGGGGGCCTGAGCCGGGAGCGGGGGCTCCTCCTCGCCCTGGAGGCGGTGCGCCGGGCGCGGGCCGTCCGGCCCGGCATGCGCCTGGAGGTGATCGGCTGGCTCCTGGACCGGGAGGTGGAGGCGGCCCTGGGCGCGGCCTCGGCCGAAGGCTGGTGCACCCACACGCCGACCCTGGGGGCCGAGGCCCTGGCGGAACGGGCGAGCGGGGCCGGCATCGGCCTGGTGACCCTGCTCCCCCTGGCCAACTACCAGGAGGCCCTCCCCACCAAGCTCTTCGAGTACATGGCCCTGGGCATCCCCGTCCTCGCCTCCGACTTCCCCCTGTGGCGGCGCCTCGTGGCGGGGAGCGGGGCCGGGCGGGTGGCCGCCCCCGAGCCGGCGGCGGTGGCCGGCGCCCTCCTGGCCATGGCCTCGGACCCCGCCGGCCTCGCCGCCCACGCCCGGCGGGGCCGCGAGGCCTACCTGGCCCGGTACCGCTGGGAGGCCGAGGCCCGCCACCTCCGCTGGCACCTGGCCCGGGCCGGCCTGCTCCCCCCCGAACCCCCTGGAGACGCGCCATGA
- a CDS encoding glycosyltransferase family 4 protein, whose protein sequence is MNILIINPYALDPDQAGGTRHFSLARALQARGHRVMLAAASFDHGARVDVLPPGPPAARRDRHGVAFLRLRTPPYRGNGAGRLWNMVAFGRAVERVLPAHLDFRPDVVVGSSPHPFGARGGLRLARRMGVPFVLELRDVWPQSLTDVMGVPPWHPVIWLLGRLERELYRGADHIITLLAQVGPRVAARGGDPEALTWVPNGIDLGLVPTPGPPADAGPFTILYAGSHGVTNALDVLVDAAAELRGEAGPDGRPYRFVLLGTGPEKPALEARAARLGLDALVFRPPVPKRAVYGCLAEADAFWVSARDSGLWDYGISFNKLYDFMAMARPTLAGVRSPGNPILLSGGGLMVAPGSARAMADGVRALAAAGPGARREMGERARAYVAAHFDMAHLAARFETALEAALAQARRVRGGAHAR, encoded by the coding sequence ATGAACATCCTGATCATCAATCCCTACGCCCTGGACCCGGACCAGGCGGGGGGCACCCGCCACTTCTCCCTGGCCCGGGCCCTCCAGGCCCGGGGCCACCGGGTGATGCTGGCGGCGGCCTCCTTCGATCACGGCGCGCGGGTGGACGTGCTGCCCCCGGGGCCCCCGGCGGCGCGCCGGGATCGGCACGGGGTGGCCTTCCTGCGCCTGCGCACGCCCCCGTACCGGGGGAATGGCGCCGGGCGCCTGTGGAACATGGTCGCCTTCGGGCGGGCCGTGGAGCGGGTGTTGCCCGCCCACTTGGACTTCCGCCCCGACGTGGTGGTGGGCAGCAGCCCCCACCCCTTCGGGGCCCGGGGCGGGCTCCGCCTGGCGCGGCGGATGGGCGTCCCCTTCGTCCTGGAACTCCGGGACGTGTGGCCCCAGTCCCTCACGGACGTGATGGGGGTGCCCCCCTGGCATCCGGTGATCTGGCTCCTGGGCCGCCTGGAGCGCGAGCTCTACCGGGGGGCGGACCACATCATCACCCTCCTGGCCCAGGTGGGGCCCCGGGTGGCCGCCCGGGGCGGGGATCCGGAGGCCCTCACGTGGGTGCCCAACGGCATCGACCTGGGCCTCGTCCCGACCCCCGGGCCGCCGGCGGACGCGGGTCCCTTCACAATCCTGTACGCCGGCTCCCACGGGGTCACCAACGCCCTGGACGTGCTCGTGGACGCCGCGGCGGAACTGCGGGGGGAGGCAGGACCCGACGGGCGCCCCTACCGCTTCGTCCTCCTGGGCACGGGCCCGGAGAAGCCGGCCCTGGAGGCCCGGGCCGCGCGCCTGGGTCTGGATGCCCTGGTCTTCCGGCCCCCCGTGCCCAAGCGGGCCGTCTACGGCTGCCTCGCCGAGGCGGACGCCTTCTGGGTGAGCGCCCGGGACAGCGGCCTGTGGGACTACGGCATCAGCTTCAACAAGCTCTACGACTTCATGGCCATGGCCCGCCCCACCCTCGCGGGGGTGCGGTCCCCCGGCAATCCCATCCTCCTGTCGGGGGGCGGGCTGATGGTGGCGCCGGGCTCGGCCCGGGCCATGGCCGACGGGGTGCGGGCGCTGGCGGCCGCGGGCCCCGGGGCCCGGCGGGAGATGGGCGAGCGGGCGCGTGCCTACGTGGCGGCCCATTTCGACATGGCCCACCTCGCCGCCCGCTTCGAAACGGCCCTGGAGGCGGCCCTGGCCCAGGCCCGGCGGGTGCGCGGAGGGGCCCATGCACGTTGA
- a CDS encoding GNAT family N-acetyltransferase, translating into MHVDRLGAGDPAWTAFLGEVDHDFYHLPTYVDLCALREGGEAAAFLAADDLGGLLVPLILRPIPGTDQRDAGSPYGYPCPLLSGPPEPARLEALLGAFAEACGREGLVSAFLRLHPLLPLPAIPWARFGTLVDHGWTIYLDLTQPPEVLDRQTRANHRTGARRLLERGFRVVLDAWDRLDAFAALYLATMTQRDAGPAYRFGLDYFQELHLRLEGRMHLALVLDPADTVAAGGLFSRVGGLMQFHLAGTDPAFRALGPSKLMILHMRDQGRAWGARALHLGGGVGCAEDSLALFKRGFSPLEARFQTFRMVLLPEAYRALGGAAPGDGFFPAYRSPGGVHA; encoded by the coding sequence ATGCACGTTGATCGCCTGGGGGCCGGCGATCCGGCCTGGACCGCCTTCCTGGGGGAGGTGGACCACGACTTCTACCACCTGCCGACGTACGTGGACCTGTGCGCCCTGCGCGAGGGGGGCGAGGCCGCGGCCTTCCTCGCCGCGGATGACCTCGGCGGTCTGCTGGTGCCCCTCATCCTCCGGCCCATTCCAGGGACGGACCAGCGGGACGCGGGGTCGCCCTACGGCTATCCCTGCCCCCTCCTGTCGGGGCCTCCGGAGCCCGCGCGCCTGGAGGCCCTGCTGGGCGCTTTCGCGGAGGCCTGCGGCCGGGAGGGCCTCGTGAGCGCCTTCCTCCGCCTCCATCCCCTCCTGCCCCTGCCCGCCATCCCCTGGGCGCGCTTCGGGACCCTGGTGGACCACGGCTGGACGATCTACCTGGACCTGACCCAGCCCCCGGAGGTCCTGGACCGCCAGACCCGCGCCAACCACCGCACGGGGGCCCGGCGCCTGCTGGAGCGGGGCTTCCGGGTGGTCCTGGACGCCTGGGACCGCCTGGACGCCTTCGCCGCCCTCTACCTGGCCACCATGACCCAGCGGGACGCGGGACCGGCCTACCGCTTCGGCCTGGACTACTTCCAGGAACTGCACCTGCGCCTGGAGGGCCGGATGCACCTCGCCCTCGTGCTGGATCCGGCGGACACGGTGGCCGCCGGCGGCCTCTTCAGCCGGGTGGGGGGCCTCATGCAGTTCCACCTGGCGGGCACGGACCCGGCCTTCCGGGCCCTGGGGCCCTCCAAGCTCATGATCCTCCACATGCGGGACCAGGGGCGGGCCTGGGGCGCCCGGGCCCTCCACCTGGGCGGCGGGGTGGGCTGCGCCGAGGATTCCCTGGCCCTCTTCAAGCGGGGTTTCTCGCCCCTGGAAGCCCGCTTCCAGACCTTCCGCATGGTCCTGCTGCCGGAGGCATACCGGGCCCTCGGCGGCGCCGCGCCCGGGGACGGCTTCTTCCCCGCCTATCGATCGCCCGGAGGCGTCCATGCCTGA